In Odocoileus virginianus isolate 20LAN1187 ecotype Illinois chromosome 23, Ovbor_1.2, whole genome shotgun sequence, one DNA window encodes the following:
- the LOC110146536 gene encoding taste receptor type 2 member 31-like, whose protein sequence is MITLLSTIFSVLGIIQFVLGNFANGFIALVNCIDWVKRQKISSTDGIVTAVAVSRIVLLYVMVIHWYLILLNPALYSLKVRTIVHVAWTISNHYSTWLATSLSIFYLLKIANFSSLTFLHLKLRVKSVVLMMLLGASFILVLQVVVISISGTMQRSEYEGNFTQKTKLRDILWLSHVTLFILGNLIPFTMSLTSFLLLIFSLWKHLRKMQLNGKEFQDPSTKVHIKAMQVVISFLLLFAFYFLVLIISIWSPKKLHEEPFLLLFPTVEVIYPSVHSFIMIWGNRKLTQAFLLFLWQLGCWLKDRK, encoded by the coding sequence ATGATAACTCTACTATCGACCATTTTTTCTGTCCTAGGAATAATACAATTTGTTCTGGGAAATTTTGCCAATGGCTTCATAGCACTGGTGAACTGCATTGACTGGGTCAAGAGACAAAAGATCTCCTCAACTGACGGGATTGTCACTGCTGTGGCAGTATCTAGAATTGTTTTGCTCTATGTCATGGTAATACATTGGTATTTAATTTTGCTTAATCCAGCTTTATATAGTTTAAAAGTAAGAACTATTGTTCATGTTGCCTGGACAATAAGCAATCATTATAGCACCTGGCTTGCTACTAGCCtcagtatattttatttgttgaagatAGCTAATTTCTCTAGCCTAACTTTTCTTCACCTGAAGTTGAGAGTTAAAAGTGTAGTTCTCATGATGCTTCTGGGAGCttctttcattttggttttaCAAGTTGTAGTTATAAGCATAAGTGGGACTATGCAGAGAAGTGAATATGAAGGAAACTTCACACAGAAGACCAAACTGAGGGATATTTTATGGCTTTCACATGTGACCTTGTTCATTCTAGGAAACCTCATACCCTTTACTATGTCCTTGACATCTTTTCTGCTACTAATCTTTTCCCTGTGGAAACATCTCAGGAAGATGCAGCTCAATGGCAAAGAATTCCAAGATCCCAGTACCAAGGTCCATATAAAAGCCATGCAAGTGGTCATCTCCTTTCTCTTGCTATTTGCCTTTTACTTCCTGGTTCTAATCATATCAATCTGGAGTCCAAAAAAGTTGCATGAGGAACcgtttctcttgcttttcccaaCAGTTGAAGTCATCTATCCTTCAGTCCACTCATTTATCATGATTTGGGGAAACAGAAAGTTAACACAGGCCTTTCTCTTGTTTCTGTGGCAACTGGGGTGCTGGCTGAAAGATAGGAAATAG